Below is a window of Cryobacterium sp. PAMC25264 DNA.
CCGTCGGGTTGGTAGACACCGGCCACCATCTTGATCAGGGTGGACTTGCCGGCGCCATTCTCGCCGAGCAGAACCTGCACCTTACCGGGGTAGACACTCACGGTGACGTCCTGGATCACGGTGACCTGGCCGAAGGTCTTTGTCACGTTCTGCAGAGTGATCAGGGGGTGGTCGGTCATTTCTGGCTCCTTTGCCGAGATGTCGAGGGGTGGATCGGCGTGGCCGACGAGGCCCGCACGATCAGTTCGCTGGGCAGCACGACCGAATCCGGGGTCTGGCCGCTGATCACCTGCAGGAGCAGGTCGATGGCGATCCGGCCCATGTCCTCCACGCTGTGCGCGATCACGCTGAGGGCCGGGTTGAGCAGGGCGAACCACTCGATGTCGTCGAAGGCGACGAGGGCGATGTCGGTGCCGATCCGCAGGCCGAGTCTGTGCAGGATGCTGATGGCGCCGACGGCCATCAGGCTGTCGGCGGCGAGCAGCGCTGTCGGCGGATTCGTGAGGCTCATCAGGGCGTGCACGCCGGCCGAGCCGCTGGCGGCCTGGTAGTCACCGAAGTAGACCAACTCCGGGTCCTGGCTCAAGCCGGCTTCGGCAACGGCGCGCGTGAATGCTGCGTACCGGTCCCGGCCGGTGGAGGTGGCCTGCGGGCCGGAGATATATCCGATCCGGCTGTGGCCGAGCTCGGCGAGGTGCTGCACGGCCTGGCGGATTCCGGTTTCGCTGTCCGTGGTGACGCTGGGCAGGTCGAGGCCGGGAACCGTGCGGTCCACGAGCACCGTGGGAATCTTGCGGTCGATCAGGGCGCGGAGCCGGCCCCCGTCGTCGCCGACGGGCGCGACGATCACGCCGTCGACCCGGCGGGAGATGAGCGTGTCCAGGTAACGGTCCTGCTGGTCACCCTGCTCGTTGGCGTTACCGAGCAGCGTGACGTAGCCGGCGGAGAGGGCGGCCTGCTCGGCGGCATGCGCGAGATCGGCGAAGAACGGGTTGCGCACATCCGGCACCAGCAGGCCGAGGGAGGTGGACCGGGTGGAGCGCAGGGCCTGGGCCTGGGCGTTGGGCTGGTAGTCGAGCTCGGCGGCCGCGGCGGCGACCCGTTCACGGGTGTCGGCGGAGGTGGCGGGGTTGCCCGACAGGACCCTCGATGCGGTACCCACCGAGACGCCCGCGAGGGCGGCGACGTCCTTGATCGTTACGGCTTCCACAACCACTCCCTTGTGTACGTACGTGGAATCTATGGAATCGTTTCCATGGAATCGTTTCCATCGTACGTCGGGAGTTCAGAAGATGTCAACCGGGCCGAAGAGTCCGGCCGGCTCTGGAGGTGGCGGGAGCGCTCAGCGACGCCCGACGAAGGTGTCCATAGA
It encodes the following:
- a CDS encoding LacI family DNA-binding transcriptional regulator, coding for MEAVTIKDVAALAGVSVGTASRVLSGNPATSADTRERVAAAAAELDYQPNAQAQALRSTRSTSLGLLVPDVRNPFFADLAHAAEQAALSAGYVTLLGNANEQGDQQDRYLDTLISRRVDGVIVAPVGDDGGRLRALIDRKIPTVLVDRTVPGLDLPSVTTDSETGIRQAVQHLAELGHSRIGYISGPQATSTGRDRYAAFTRAVAEAGLSQDPELVYFGDYQAASGSAGVHALMSLTNPPTALLAADSLMAVGAISILHRLGLRIGTDIALVAFDDIEWFALLNPALSVIAHSVEDMGRIAIDLLLQVISGQTPDSVVLPSELIVRASSATPIHPSTSRQRSQK